Proteins encoded within one genomic window of Sphingosinicella ginsenosidimutans:
- a CDS encoding DUF938 domain-containing protein: MTDDRRSAPHVARNAEPIAAVLRDVLPGRGLVLEVASGTGEHGVHFARAFPKLLWQPSDPEPAALRSIEAWRTEAGLFNLLPVLSLDARAAEWPVSNADAIVAINMVHISPWSATTGLMRGAGRLLAPGAPLFLYGPYRRAGIETAPSNEAFDESLKARDPEWGLRDLEAVAEAAAAHGFALERVVEMPANNLSVIFRKG; the protein is encoded by the coding sequence ATGACGGACGACCGCCGTTCCGCACCGCATGTCGCGCGCAATGCCGAGCCGATTGCCGCGGTGCTGCGGGACGTGCTTCCGGGGCGTGGGCTGGTGCTGGAGGTGGCGAGCGGGACGGGGGAGCATGGGGTTCATTTCGCGCGCGCCTTTCCGAAATTGCTGTGGCAGCCGAGCGATCCGGAGCCTGCCGCCCTGCGATCGATCGAGGCCTGGCGGACGGAGGCCGGGCTGTTCAACCTGCTCCCCGTCCTGTCGCTCGATGCGCGGGCGGCGGAATGGCCGGTGAGCAACGCCGACGCCATCGTCGCGATCAACATGGTCCATATCAGCCCGTGGAGCGCCACGACCGGGTTGATGCGCGGGGCCGGGCGGCTGCTTGCGCCCGGCGCGCCGCTCTTTCTCTACGGCCCCTATCGCCGCGCCGGGATCGAGACCGCGCCGAGCAACGAAGCGTTCGACGAGAGCCTCAAGGCGCGCGATCCCGAATGGGGGCTGCGCGACCTGGAGGCGGTGGCCGAGGCGGCGGCGGCCCATGGCTTCGCGCTCGAACGGGTCGTCGAGATGCCGGCGAACAACCTGTCGGTGATCTTCAGGAAAGGCTGA
- a CDS encoding phosphatase PAP2 family protein, protein MRSALAALALLWAAMLALGGGATDRALLASFQAGQHPAIATAARWLTQWGSGFILLPLAALAALWLAARRRPHAALLLVAITLFVRVTVAAEKLVIGRTRPEPRLHLVDVGLSSFPSAHAANSMATLLCLALLVPRETRPLAIGLALLLACAIGISRLVLGVHWPSDVVGGWAFGAFCTLAGLALARRRLSLS, encoded by the coding sequence ATGCGATCGGCGCTCGCCGCGCTGGCGCTGCTGTGGGCGGCGATGCTCGCGCTCGGCGGCGGCGCGACGGACCGGGCGCTGCTCGCCTCGTTCCAGGCGGGTCAGCATCCCGCCATCGCCACCGCCGCGCGCTGGCTGACGCAGTGGGGCAGCGGCTTCATCCTGCTTCCGCTCGCGGCGCTGGCGGCGCTCTGGCTGGCGGCGCGCCGGCGGCCGCACGCGGCGCTGCTGCTGGTCGCGATCACTCTCTTCGTCAGGGTGACGGTCGCCGCCGAAAAGCTGGTCATCGGGCGGACCCGGCCGGAACCGCGGCTCCATCTCGTCGATGTCGGCCTCTCCTCCTTCCCGAGCGCGCACGCCGCCAATTCGATGGCGACCCTGCTCTGCCTCGCCCTGCTCGTTCCGCGCGAGACGCGGCCGCTCGCGATCGGCCTCGCGCTGCTCCTCGCCTGCGCGATCGGGATCAGCCGGCTGGTCCTCGGCGTCCACTGGCCGAGCGATGTCGTCGGCGGCTGGGCCTTCGGCGCCTTCTGCACCCTCGCCGGCCTCGCGCTCGCGCGGCGGCGGCTCAGCCTTTCCTGA